A stretch of the Filimonas lacunae genome encodes the following:
- a CDS encoding DUF488 domain-containing protein: MFYRRKVILALIQLFDGELEKIRLQKLLFLFTSKQQKTEYDFVPYKFGCFSYSANADMTAMVGKGQLAETETHFSRLDNTDYLKLLKETDKKILSDVHRLYGKMNADALMKHTYVNYPYWATNSIKAAKILSMEEMDKVKATRPERNDTVLFTIGYEGISLEEYLNRLLKNDVRVLVDVRCNPLSMKFGFNKNQLKRYCESLQIEYMHFPEVGIQSDQRQELVTQSDYDVLFDTYRRNNLTKTSSTQNNIFKLLQQYQRIALTCFEANICQCHRKHLAEAIEKLPGFTYEVKHI, encoded by the coding sequence ATGTTCTACAGGCGCAAAGTTATATTAGCATTAATTCAGTTATTCGATGGTGAGCTGGAAAAGATCAGGCTGCAAAAGCTGTTGTTCTTATTTACCAGTAAGCAGCAGAAAACCGAATATGATTTTGTTCCTTACAAGTTTGGCTGTTTTTCCTATTCGGCCAATGCAGATATGACTGCTATGGTAGGAAAGGGGCAACTGGCCGAAACTGAAACACATTTTTCCCGTTTGGATAATACTGATTATCTAAAGCTGCTGAAAGAAACAGATAAAAAAATACTGTCAGATGTTCACCGGCTCTACGGTAAAATGAATGCCGATGCGCTGATGAAGCATACCTATGTTAATTATCCTTATTGGGCTACCAATAGTATTAAGGCAGCCAAAATTCTTTCAATGGAAGAAATGGATAAGGTAAAAGCCACCAGGCCTGAGCGAAACGATACAGTGTTGTTTACTATAGGTTATGAAGGTATTTCTCTGGAAGAATATTTGAACAGATTACTAAAAAATGATGTTCGTGTATTAGTAGACGTGCGTTGCAATCCTTTAAGTATGAAGTTTGGTTTTAATAAGAACCAACTCAAGCGTTATTGCGAAAGCTTACAGATTGAATATATGCATTTTCCAGAGGTAGGTATCCAGTCAGATCAGCGGCAGGAGCTGGTTACACAGTCTGACTACGATGTTCTTTTTGACACTTATCGTAGAAATAATCTCACAAAAACTTCCTCTACTCAGAATAATATATTTAAATTACTTCAGCAATACCAACGTATTGCATTAACGTGCTTTGAAGCCAATATTTGTCAGTGTCATAGAAAACACCTGGCAGAGGCAATTGAAAAATTGCCGGGCTTCACATATGAAGTAAAACATATATAG
- a CDS encoding DUF5627 domain-containing protein, with product MNMYKTFAWLAVAAGALAGCNKNQDVTQPDFVYQTVYFSTQFPARTVVLGEDLIVDNSLDNEHKVSIKATLGGTRDNQKNVTIDFDVDASLLNNLYYSAAGAKVQAMPANYYTLASNKINITPGNILGGVEVQLTDAFFADPLSLTNTYAIPLLMKDVQGADSILRGTASVANPNRCIDGNWVVKPRDFVIYTVKFVNPWHGNYLRRGVDVITGKPGNSALDGTFSRRKQYVEQDEVKSTTTKSLSSVELPLVFKNTAGQNVNMNVLLSFDAKNENCIISASGSGYTATGTGKFVKKGEKNSWGAKDRDALYLEYTIDHPLMQIVSKDTLVMRDRGIVPEYLTPVVKQ from the coding sequence ATGAATATGTATAAAACTTTTGCATGGCTGGCGGTTGCCGCAGGGGCACTGGCCGGTTGCAACAAGAACCAGGATGTTACCCAGCCGGATTTTGTGTACCAGACCGTTTATTTTTCCACGCAGTTCCCCGCCAGAACGGTGGTGCTGGGCGAAGACCTGATTGTAGATAACTCGCTGGATAATGAGCATAAAGTGAGCATTAAAGCTACGTTGGGCGGCACCAGGGATAACCAGAAGAATGTGACCATAGATTTTGATGTGGATGCATCGCTGCTGAACAACCTGTATTACAGTGCTGCCGGCGCTAAAGTACAGGCCATGCCTGCTAACTACTATACTCTGGCATCTAACAAAATAAACATCACCCCCGGAAACATACTCGGGGGTGTGGAGGTGCAGCTGACAGATGCGTTTTTTGCTGATCCGCTGTCGCTTACCAATACCTACGCCATACCGCTGTTGATGAAGGATGTGCAGGGAGCAGATTCCATCCTGCGCGGCACCGCATCGGTAGCCAACCCCAACCGTTGTATTGATGGCAACTGGGTGGTGAAACCACGCGACTTTGTTATCTATACCGTAAAGTTTGTAAATCCCTGGCATGGCAACTACCTTCGCAGAGGGGTAGACGTAATTACCGGCAAACCCGGCAACAGTGCACTGGATGGCACCTTTAGCCGCAGAAAGCAGTATGTAGAGCAGGATGAAGTAAAATCTACCACCACCAAATCATTAAGCAGTGTGGAACTGCCGCTGGTATTTAAAAACACCGCCGGCCAGAACGTAAACATGAACGTACTGCTGAGCTTTGATGCCAAAAACGAAAACTGCATCATATCTGCCTCCGGCAGTGGCTATACCGCCACCGGCACCGGTAAGTTTGTGAAGAAAGGAGAGAAGAACAGCTGGGGCGCGAAAGACCGCGATGCTTTGTACCTGGAATACACCATCGATCACCCACTGATGCAGATTGTATCTAAAGATACCCTTGTAATGCGCGACCGGGGCATTGTACCGGAATACCTTACACCTGTAGTGAAGCAATAA
- a CDS encoding glycoside hydrolase family 43 protein has product MKKLFPLTVALCCSVGSAQAQNNPVIQTHYTPDPAPMVRKDSVYLYTGDDIPGYPFYYMTKWRVYSTADMVNWTDHGSPISLESFSWAVDRAWAAQCIERNGKFYWYICAQSKDNNMAIGVAVGDSPTGPFKDALGKPLIATPNWSNIDPTVHIDSDGQAYLYWGNGHLFYVKLNKDMISYTGDITEVPQTAAAFGGVRGSGDAPQDMFVEGPWFYKRKQQYYMMYAGMENRTECLSYATSANPTGPWEYKGKIMSKQPTNSFTNHGGIIDFKGKSYLFYHNALLKGGGSFGRSTAIESFTYHADGTIPAISISADGPAPVGVINPYKRVEAETSAKAENCSTDQDEHTGVYVSDIRTGGYLRVRNVDFGKTPPKSFTASIAAGLAGGILEVYADSVGGTKLASIIVSRTGGWQNWQAFTEKVVVPVTGVHDVFFAFKGQNITAGRKLYNFDYWKFEQ; this is encoded by the coding sequence ATGAAAAAACTATTTCCTTTGACAGTTGCCCTGTGTTGCTCCGTAGGGAGCGCACAGGCGCAAAACAACCCGGTTATTCAAACCCATTACACGCCCGACCCCGCACCGATGGTACGGAAAGACAGTGTATACCTGTACACCGGTGATGACATACCGGGTTATCCTTTTTATTACATGACCAAATGGCGTGTATATTCCACCGCCGATATGGTGAACTGGACAGATCACGGCTCGCCTATATCCCTGGAGTCGTTCTCCTGGGCGGTAGACCGCGCCTGGGCTGCACAGTGTATTGAGCGCAACGGTAAGTTTTACTGGTACATCTGTGCACAATCGAAGGATAACAATATGGCCATTGGTGTGGCTGTAGGTGATTCGCCCACCGGCCCTTTTAAAGATGCGCTGGGCAAACCGCTTATCGCTACTCCTAATTGGAGTAACATTGACCCCACCGTGCATATAGATAGCGATGGACAAGCTTATCTATATTGGGGCAACGGCCACCTGTTTTATGTAAAGCTAAACAAGGATATGATATCCTACACCGGCGATATAACAGAAGTGCCTCAAACCGCAGCCGCCTTTGGTGGCGTAAGGGGTAGTGGCGATGCTCCCCAGGATATGTTTGTAGAAGGCCCCTGGTTTTACAAACGCAAGCAGCAGTACTATATGATGTACGCCGGCATGGAAAACCGCACCGAATGCTTATCCTACGCCACCAGCGCGAATCCCACCGGCCCCTGGGAGTACAAGGGCAAAATAATGAGCAAGCAGCCCACCAACAGCTTTACCAACCACGGAGGCATCATTGACTTTAAAGGAAAATCATACTTGTTCTACCATAACGCCCTGCTCAAAGGGGGTGGTAGCTTCGGCCGCTCCACCGCTATAGAATCTTTTACCTACCATGCAGACGGCACCATTCCCGCTATCAGCATTTCCGCCGATGGCCCGGCCCCAGTGGGCGTTATCAACCCCTACAAACGGGTAGAAGCAGAAACCAGTGCCAAGGCCGAAAACTGTAGCACCGACCAGGATGAGCATACGGGCGTATATGTATCTGACATCCGCACCGGCGGTTATCTGCGTGTACGTAATGTTGATTTTGGCAAAACACCACCCAAAAGTTTTACTGCTTCTATAGCCGCAGGCCTGGCCGGCGGTATACTGGAAGTATATGCAGATAGTGTAGGGGGCACCAAACTCGCCAGCATCATCGTGTCCCGCACCGGCGGCTGGCAAAACTGGCAAGCCTTTACTGAAAAAGTGGTGGTACCTGTTACCGGTGTGCATGATGTATTCTTTGCTTTTAAAGGGCAGAATATTACAGCGGGGCGTAAGCTGTATAATTTTGATTACTGGAAGTTTGAGCAGTAA